A window of Juglans regia cultivar Chandler chromosome 7, Walnut 2.0, whole genome shotgun sequence contains these coding sequences:
- the LOC109012256 gene encoding proline-rich receptor-like protein kinase PERK1 has product MSSTAPSPSTPSEMTNATSPPPPPLVSTSPDVPSSSPPPPLAPTTGLSLTSPPPPDGGLPKGALVGLVVGIVIGGLIVLVAVGFFVICRRRRGRRRRGDNNESDGPPQGAKNETFGGPPQHWQQNAPPPKDDLAAFLPKPTPPPGITSNPQLSQVPPPPPHSLVSSSLDSEKPMPPPSPGYALSLSQTTFSYEELATATNFFSDANLLGEGGFGYVHKGVLPNGKMVAIKQLKSGSSQGEREFRAEVEVISRVHHKHLVSLVGYCIAGAQRMLVYEFVPNYTMDFHLHGKERPTMDWPTRMKIALGSAKGLAYLHEDCQPKIIHRDIKATNILLDYNFDSKVADFGLAKFSADTDTHVSTRVMGSFGYLAPEYAASGKLTDKSDVFSFGVVLLELITGRQPLDKTQSFTDDSMVEWARPLLMHALEVGNFDALVDPRLQNDYNSSEMARMVACAAACVRHSARYRPRMSQIVRALEGNLSLDDLNDGIKPGHSRAFGSYESTDYDSSQYKQDMDKFRKMALESQQHGTSESSGPSSESALHPSISSSEYQQTAR; this is encoded by the exons ATGTCTTCGACGGCTCCTTCGCCCTCTACTCCGTCAGAAATGACCAACGCTACCTCTCCGCCTCCACCGCCGCTTGTCTCCACCTCTCCGGATGTTCCTTCAAGCTCTCCGCCTCCGCCTCTGGCCCCTACTACCGGATTATCTCTGACTTCGCCTCCTCCTCCGGACGGGGGATTGCCTAAGGGGGCGCTGGTAGGGCTGGTAGTGGGGATAGTGATAGGAGGGTTGATTGTGCTTGTGGCTGTGGGATTTTTCGTCATTTGCCGTAGGAGGAGGGGGAGGAGGAGACGAGGTGATAATAATGAGTCTGATGGTCCTCCACAGGGCGCTAAAA ATGAGACTTTTGGTGGCCCACCTCAGCATTGGCAACAAAATGCTCCACCACCAAAGGATGATTTAGCGGCATTCCTTCCCAAGCCAACTCCTCCCCCTGGAATCACATCAAATCCCCAATTGTCACAagtcccccctccccctccacATTCTTTGGTAAGTAGCAGTTTGGACTCCGAGAAACCTATGCCACCGCCATCTCCTGGATATGCCTTAAGTCTCTCACAAACTACATTTTCATATGAAGAATTAGCCACGGCAACAAATTTTTTCTCCGATGCCAACCTCCTTGGTGAAGGTGGTTTTGGTTATGTACATAAAGGAGTCCTTCCTAATGGAAAAATGGTTGCAATTAAGCAGCTGAAATCTGGCAGCTCACAGGGGGAGCGTGAGTTTAGGGCAGAGGTTGAGGTCATTAGCCGTGTCCATCACAAACACCTTGTTTCACTGGTTGGATACTGCATTGCTGGGGCACAGAGAATGCTTGTTTATGAGTTTGTCCCAAATTACACCATGGATTTTCATCTACATG GAAAGGAGAGACCGACTATGGACTGGCCAACTAGAATGAAAATAGCTCTAGGGTCTGCGAAAGGATTGGCATATCTGCATGAGGACT GTCAGCCCAAGATCATACACCGTGACATCAAGGCAACTAATATTCTTCTCGATTATAACTTTGACTCAAAG GTTGCAGATTTCGGGCTTGCTAAGTTTTCAGCAGATACTGATACTCATGTCTCCACTCGGGTAATGGGATCTTTTGG TTACTTGGCCCCCGAGTATGCTGCTAGCGGAAAGCTCACTGACAAGTCAGATGTCTTCTCCTTTGGGGTTGTACTGCTGGAGTTGATTACTGGACGCCAACCTCTTGATAAAACTCAATCCTTCACCGATGATAGCATGGTTGAGTGG GCAAGGCCTTTGCTCATGCATGCTTTGGAAGTTGGCAACTTTGATGCTCTTGTTGATCCAAGGTTGCAGAATGATTACAACTCTAGTGAAATGGCCCGAATGGTTGCCTGTGCTGCTGCTTGTGTACGTCATTCAGCACGGTATCGGCCAAGAATGAGCCAG ATAGTTCGAGCTTTGGAAGGAAACCTTTCTCTGGATGATCTAAATGATGGAATCAAACCTGGGCACAGCAGAGCTTTTGGTTCTTATGAAAGCACCGATTATGACAGTAGCCAATATAAGCAGGACATGGATAAATTCAGAAAGATGGCACTAGAAAGCCAACAGCATGGCACTAGTGAGAGCAGTGGACCTAGCAGCGAATCTGCACTGCACCCATCTATCTCAAGCAGTGAATACCAACAAACTGCCCGATAG
- the LOC109003704 gene encoding ras-related protein Rab7-like, with protein sequence MASRRRMLLKVIILGDSGVGKTSLMNQYVNRKFSNQYKATIGADFLTKEVQFEDRLFTLQIWDTAGQERFQSLGVAFYRGADCCVLVYDVNVMKSFDNLNNWREEFLIQASPSDPENFPFVVLGNKIDVDGGNSRVVSEKKAKAWCASKGNIPYFETSAKEGFNVEAAFECIAKNALKNEPEEEIYLPDTIDVAGGRQQRSTGCEC encoded by the exons ATGGCTTCGCGTCGGCGTATGCTCTTAAAGGTCATTATCCTCGGCGACAGCGG GGTGGGGAAGACGTCGCTGATGAATCA ATATGTGAATCGTAAATTTAGCAATCAGTACAAGGCGACCATAGGAGCGGATTTCCTGACCAAGGAAGTTCAGTTCGAAGATAGGCTATTCACATTGCAG ATCTGGGACACTGCTGGGCAAGAAAGGTTTCAAAGTCTTGGTGTGGCTTTCTACCGCGGCGCAGATTGCTGTGTTCTTGTATATGATGTGAACGTAATGAAATCATTTGATAATCTTAACAACTGGCGGGAAGAGTTTCTGATTCAG GCAAGTCCCTCTGATCCTGAAAACTTCCCTTTTGTTGTGCTGGGGAACAAGATAGATGTTGACGGTGGGAATAGTCGGGTG GTTTCTGAGAAGAAAGCCAAGGCATGGTGTGCTTCAAAGGGAAACATACCTTACTTTGAGACCTCGGCAAAAGAAGGATTCAATGTTGAAGCTGCTTTTGAGTGTATAGCCAAAAATGCACTCAAGAATGAGCCTGAAGAAGAAAT ATACCTGCCTGACACAATTGATGTTGCGGGCGGACGGCAGCAAAGATCTACAGGTTGCGAGTGTTAG